The Elaeis guineensis isolate ETL-2024a chromosome 5, EG11, whole genome shotgun sequence DNA segment GAACTCCCATTTATGGAAGGATATGAGCATTGAGGTAACAATCAGGTCATCACACGTGAGCTAGTTCATTCTATGTCATTTCATTCTTCAAGATTACAAGCTTAGTCCAGCACCAAAAAAGGTTTATCTACCTTTCAAAAGCCCTTAGAGTTATATAGAACTACTTACAGGCTTATCCTTCAGCCAATTATCATGTCAAAATCTTGATCCACAATACAATATAATGTTTCATGGCtttttctttacaattatttaaCAGACTGAAAATGTTAAGCAGCTTGTGAAAAGGTCCAGAGAGCATACTGTACATTATGGCTCAAAGGTGGCAAACAGATTTGGCAATACTGGTTCTTGGATTTATAGCCATGTTGGCACAGGGTTATAGCATTAAATTAACAAATCCTAGGCTGTACAATTCATTTGAATTATTTGCTCTTTCTGCAGAATGCAAGGAAAGATGGTTCTCAGTTGGCTAGCATGGAGCAGAAGAAAGCTGATGAAAATGTGCTGGGGCTTGTTGAAGAACAGAAGGTTTGTAACAGTGAGCTTGATGCTCTTAATTAGGAAATGCTCTATTGATATATAGAAAGTGGACTGGAAGCTTTCATCTGACTGAAATGAAATTGCACAGAGGGAGAAAGAGGCGGCTCTCAGAAAAATACTCCAGCTTGAAAAGCAGTTGGCTGCAAAGCAAAAGCTTGAGTTGGAAATACAACAGTTGAGAGGGCAGCTACAGGTCATGAAGCACAGAGGGAGAAAGAGGCGGCTCTCAGAAGAAGAATCAGAGATAAGTGAATCAGAGATAGATGACTATGAGGAGAAATTTTACTTGCACTTAAAGGATGGGAAGCTCAAGGTAAAGAATACCGACACCCTATACAAATGCCCTTTCTGTGCAGGCAAAAAGAAGCAGGACTACAACTATAAAGATCTTCTTCAGCATGCCAATGGAGTGGGTACTTCTAACCGGAAGGCAAAGGTGAAGGCAAAGCACCAGGCCCTTGCAAGATACTTGAAGAATGACCTTGCTGAGGCTTCAAGTTCATCAATGCAACTGATGATTGTACAGCACCATCCTTTTAAACCAAAAGATGAAGACCAGTTTGTCTGGCCTTGGATGGGCATTCTAGTGAATGTTCCAACTGAGTATAAAAATGGACGGTATGTTGGTGAAAGTGGGAACAGGCTGAAGGAACAGCTATCCAGATTTAATCCACTGAAGGTCCATGCTTTGTGGAACTATAGAGGTCACACTGGAAATGCTATTGTAGACTTCAACAAAGACTGGACTGGTTTCAAAGACGCAATGGCATTTGAAAATTACTATGATGCTCAACACTTGGGTAAAAGGGACTGGAATGAAAGAAGACACCGAGGGACCGAGATTTATGGATGGGTTGCTCGTGCAGTTGATTACAACTCAACTGGCCCGATTGGGGATCATTTGCGGAAGAATGGAGACCTGAAAACTGTCAATGACCTTACAACAGAAGAAACACGCAAGACAGACAAACTTGTAGCTAACTTAGCAAGCCAAATCGAGGTCAAAAACAAACACCTTCAAGAACTTGAATGCAAATACAATGAAACTACGCTGTCCCTTGATAGGATGATGGAGGACAGGGACAAGTTACTATGTGCTTATAATGAAGGTGCGTGATTTGGTTATTTACACTTTATGTTCCTTTTATCTTGAATACCTTTTTCATGTGCTTTAATATTTGTCTGTTTCAATTAGCAGTCTAAATAAAAAGTTCTCCTTTTGAAAGTGCATAGCAGTTTATGTCTTAATGGATGGAAAATTTCATAGGtttcttagattatttttattatagatgGCAAATTCTAAAGAAATTATGTGTCGAAGGATGaaaatatctcaagatttgagaaaATATACCTGGAGAAAAATGCTCGGGATAAAATATTTCAAGACATGTAGGGATACCTTTAGACCAGCACTTGGTTCTGGAAGCTTTAGCTGTTTCACCATGCAATCTCATACTTAATGCAAATCATTTTATGCAGTTTTCCTGTAATGAATAATATTTTGAGATTCTATTGAGTACCATATAGCCTGGTTCAGTAGAAACAGATCGCTTGCTCTAATTGACCCAGCGACTTTCTTCATTTGGAAAGGACACAAGGcattccttctcttcttttccaTTATGCTGGAGTCTCTACGAGACATATGTTATGAAGTAGATTTCAACTTTGAGTAGCTGGATGGAGGAAGCTGGAACATTGATTTATCAGCATGccgcatttatttttttttgctgaaGAAGATATCACTTATACTTTGTATTATTGGACCTGATGTTTAGTTATTCAGTGCTCTTCCTTGTTTAGTATCATTCTTTTGGGAACAACAGTTCTACGTTGTGTAAATGTTGTTTCAGAAATTCAAAAGATGCAGTGCATTTCTCGTGATCATTCACGAAGGATATTTGAAGAGAATGAAAAGCTGAGGGCAGAGTTGGATTCTAAGCGAAAAGAACTAGATGTGAGATGCAAACAACTTGATAAGCTGGCTGTTCAAAATGAAATCGATAGAAGGAAGCTTGATGTTGAGAAGCAAAAGGTACAATTCCCTGCTCA contains these protein-coding regions:
- the LOC105037104 gene encoding factor of DNA methylation 5 translates to MEDIDNLLRAYDEEIQKIQRISRDHSRRIFEENEKLMAELDAKRKELDLRRKQVDMLAVQNKIDTRKLDLKKQKNARKDGSQLASMEQKKADENVLGLVEEQKREKEAALRKILQLEKQLAAKQKLELEIQQLRGQLQVMKHRGRKRRLSEEESEISESEIDDYEEKFYLHLKDGKLKVKNTDTLYKCPFCAGKKKQDYNYKDLLQHANGVGTSNRKAKVKAKHQALARYLKNDLAEASSSSMQLMIVQHHPFKPKDEDQFVWPWMGILVNVPTEYKNGRYVGESGNRLKEQLSRFNPLKVHALWNYRGHTGNAIVDFNKDWTGFKDAMAFENYYDAQHLGKRDWNERRHRGTEIYGWVARAVDYNSTGPIGDHLRKNGDLKTVNDLTTEETRKTDKLVANLASQIEVKNKHLQELECKYNETTLSLDRMMEDRDKLLCAYNEEIQKMQCISRDHSRRIFEENEKLRAELDSKRKELDVRCKQLDKLAVQNEIDRRKLDVEKQKNAMKDSSLQLASMEQKKADKNVLRLVEEQKREKEAALRKILQLEKQLDAKQKLELEIQQLRGQLQVMKHMGGEEDSEVKKKMEEMSEQLKEKVEEMEDLEVLNQTLVVKERKSNDELQEARKELISCLKEMLSGRTLIGIKRMGELDEKPFQTACKQRFSKDNADVNAIMLCSKWQDELRKPEWHPFKVITVDGKPQEIIQEDDEKLQALKEELGDEVYKVVTTALLEMNEYNPSGRYVIPELWNFKEGRKATLKEAIQYILKQLKTCKRTR